One Nitrospirota bacterium genomic window, GAAACCGCACGGGCCCCTAACTAATATCGGGGCGTAGCGCAGCCTGGTAGCGCACCTGCCTTGGGCGCAGGGGGTCGGAGGTTCAAGTCCTCTCGCCCCGACCATTTTTATGATATAATCCGACGATGAAATCATTCGTCATTTCGGCTTTTTTGCTCCTTGCTCTCGGAGCCGAATTGGTTTTATCGCCCAAACTGGTTGCCAGTGATACGGTCAATCCAGTTCCCGTAAATAAAATCCGCCTGTCTCCGGATGATTACGACGGAAAGCGGGTAAAGGTTTCAGGCCAGGTTCGGTCAATTACTTCGGATAGAGGAAGACGGGGGAGCGAATTCTTAACGATCGTCATCGAAGGGACCAAGACAAATCTTGAGGAGACTTCTGAAACCCTCAAGGTCTTCATCTACTTCGCTCCCCCGATTAAGAAGGGGAGTTCTGTCATTGTCTTCGGAACCTACCATAAATCAGGACACTGGGGCGGAACGGAACAGCAACATTTTATCGAAGCAAGCAAGATTAATCCGGTTGAAATCAATTAGTTCTTAATCATGCGCCTGTAGCTCAGTCGGATAGAGCAACAGCCTTCTAAGCTGTGGGTCGACCGTTCGATTCGGTCCAGGCGCACCATTCACGTCCCAGGTTCCTTATAGGGTGGATTAGCTTTGGAATTTGGATTTGTTCAGGGTCACAGCGGCGCGAATGAGCGCTTTCAACCCCTTTTCATCAATCCTTTCGCCTTCATGGAAATCGATGGCACGTCTGGTGTTACCTTCGAGGCTGGAGTTGAAGAGGCCTGAAGGATCCTCTAAAGAAGCGCCCTTGGCGAACGTCATCTTCACAACTTTCTTGTAAGTCTCACCGGTGCAGATGATTCCGGCGTGCGACCACACCGGAACCCCTCTCCACTTCCACTCCTCGACAACTTCGGGATCGGCTTCCTTGACCAAGGTACGGAGGCGGCTGAGTGTCTTGCCCCGCCAGTCTACCAGCTCATTGATTCTCGCGTCAATGAGCTGAGAAGGAGACATGTCTTTATGCAACCCGCTCTTCTTCATGCCCATTTCTCTTTCTTCATCAAGCCGATTATAGATGGAGCGAGCAGGAATCGCATATGGTGTCCCCGGAAATGCGGTCAGGTTCCTGTACCAGTAGTAAGAACCCTTGGATAGGCCGTCCCTTCAAATTCAGTGCAATAAACTGTTCCAATAAGTGCGTAATACCATTTTTCCTGAACCTTGATATTCTTCACCACATAGTCCGGTCCCGCTTGCTCGACCAGAGAATCGTAAGCAAGACGTGCACGACTATTGACATTAATCGGAATAAGGAGCAGGAGTTGAAAACCACATGCGCTCGAAGATACTATCTTGGGTTTAGTCACATCGTATTTCGGTTCTGACAATTCACCAAACCGAACCGGCTGACCCGCACAACTCAAAATGGAAAAACTAAATGCAATGATAATTCCCAATTTCTTTATCCTGTTTTTCATTATCTGATCGCCTCCCCGGTAATGGTTACGCAACGTGTCGTTCCGATTACCCACCAGAACCAATCCTCATGCATCGTCACGTTCACTAAAGCTGTTGAACCAGGGACTTCATTGAGAGCTGCCTGGTAGGCACGTTCCATACGAGAGTCAAGCATAATAGGGATGAAATTATAAAGCGTGGGGCCAATCAATATCGTCCCGCAAGCTTTTCCGGAAGCAGGTCCTAACTTCTGCGACGCTTCTGATGGAATGGGCGCTAGCGTTGTAAATCCGGAAGCACACCCCGTAAACAGGATTAAAATTCCTGCGATCATCATTTTCTTTGCATAGCATTCCAAGGTTTTAAACCTTAAAAATGTTTCCGGCTGCCTTTGGCCCATTTTCTACTCACTTTCGCAATGATGTTTATTTCTAATATTTTCGTGGAACAACTCTAAAGTGACTAATTCGGATGAAAATACACTTTAACAATATAAAAATCAAATAAATTGGATACATTTGTGAGAAAACATCTTAAAACAAATGTAATATTTTTATCGATTTCCGTCTTTACCCCAGGATAGTTCCAGAGTTTGAGCTAAAGCGTGGCTACGAATCCGGAGTGATGACGATAATTCGGAAACACCTGACCGAAAAGGGTTGATTCAAAGGATGCGTTCCTTAGGCACACTAGGCAGGCCGTCTGAAATCTTAATTCAACTTTAGTTCCAAGGTAAGAATCGAATCCTGCTGCGGACTAATCGTGATCATCTTTTCTTCTTCGGGAAGTGTTTCGTGCCAAATTCTGACTTTATATTGACCGGACGGCACATCGGTTATTTTAAAATCGCCCATGCTATCCGTTATGGAAAAATAAGGGTGATCAAATACAAGAAGCTTTCCTCTCATAAAACGATGTGCGTCACATTTAATTTTGACAATTCCAGTCGTTTTTAAAAACTGTTTTATGTTATTTCCTTTGGGCACCAAAATGGCGTTCAGAAATGTTGACACTTCGGAATAGAGCAGATGCGTGTTATGAAGGATCGGGTCTGAATTCCTAATTTCTATTGAATCTCCAACTACACCGCCGAGAATGCGAGGCATAAAATGACATTTGTTGTTATCAAGAACAATGGTCTCAGGCAGATGTTTCTTCCCCTGATCAATTCCCACCAGACTGACGATCACATTTTGAATACCTCTATTCTCAGGATTGACGATCAGCGAATTATCTAATACGGTATTTCCACAGTATTCCCGGTTCTTGTTCACATTCAGAACCTCTGAAGCTGGAATGGGATCGTTGAATTTTATGTTTCCGGAAATGCTCCCCCCTGTTTCAACAGGTATGACTTCGTATGCGGATGCGGCTTTCAATGTGATACAAATGAATGAAATGGTGATAGCAATGAAAAGGGAAATCAGTTTCCATGTCGTCATTTGGGATTCCTTTTACGATCATATTTATAATATATCAATGGCCCCTGTATATCTCACTATGATGCTTACGAGAAAGAATGCCCTATCTATTTAACTTATTCAGACCACAAGGTCAATTAGATTACGAAGGTATCCCCCATTTTCCTGAAGGAATCAATCTCTTCTTTTCGCGGACGAGC contains:
- a CDS encoding DUF1801 domain-containing protein encodes the protein MKKSGLHKDMSPSQLIDARINELVDWRGKTLSRLRTLVKEADPEVVEEWKWRGVPVWSHAGIICTGETYKKVVKMTFAKGASLEDPSGLFNSSLEGNTRRAIDFHEGERIDEKGLKALIRAAVTLNKSKFQS